The genomic window TGGGTCATCACCACCCTGCTCGTCATCGCCTTCTCCTACCTAGCGTTCACCGTGCTCTCGCCCTGGCAACTCGGCAAAGACCACGCCATCGTGGTGCAAAACGAACACGTCGACAAAGCCTTTGCCCAAGACCCGAGTAACTACACGGAAGTCTTCGACGAACACGGCGCCATCAAAGGCGACCGCGAATGGCAACGCGTCCGCATCACCGGGCAATACCTGCCCCAAAAAGAAGTGCTCCTACGCATGCGCCCCGTCGAATCCGGCCCCTCCTACCAATCCCTCGTGCCCTTCCACATCGATGGCGGACCAGTCGTACTTATCAACCGGGGCTTCGAGGCGACCGCCGCCGGGGAGGCTCCCAACATCCCCACCGCCCCTTCAGGAAAAGTGACGCTGGTGGCGCACGCCCGCAGCAATGAGAAAAAGCCAGACAAGGCTCCAATGCAAGCCGATGGTTACCAGCAGGTGTACGGGATCAACACGCAGCAAGTAGGCGAACTCACCGGTACCCAATTGGGTGAGGACTACCTGCAGATCTCAAGCGACGAGCC from Corynebacterium gerontici includes these protein-coding regions:
- a CDS encoding SURF1 family cytochrome oxidase biogenesis protein; translation: MSTKSKRSGWKVFLTPGWVITTLLVIAFSYLAFTVLSPWQLGKDHAIVVQNEHVDKAFAQDPSNYTEVFDEHGAIKGDREWQRVRITGQYLPQKEVLLRMRPVESGPSYQSLVPFHIDGGPVVLINRGFEATAAGEAPNIPTAPSGKVTLVAHARSNEKKPDKAPMQADGYQQVYGINTQQVGELTGTQLGEDYLQISSDEPGALTPIPIPKQDRGNHLSYGFQWIAFGLMAPLGLGYFIFSEVRERRRVREEESEMSDPTTDAPETPAPQAAPSRSRYGTKHPTSGQNRGFDARRDNF